DNA from Numida meleagris isolate 19003 breed g44 Domestic line chromosome 9, NumMel1.0, whole genome shotgun sequence:
GCCATCACCGCCCACTGGGTTGCTGTGCCAAGGGGTTCCCCAGCCTGTCCCCACGCTGGTGATACCCAAGGTTTGGGGTGTGCCTGGGGTGCTCGGGGCAGCGTGGGCTCCCTGCAGGGCGTCAGAGCTGATGCTTTGATGCAGGTGGACAGCTTGGCACAGCCCCGCAGcctggggggaggaggaggaggaggtggaggaggaaggggcagCCTATGTCCTCCATGGTGCAGCCTTAAATGTTGGCACAAGCGGGGATGAAGGTAGCCAAGAAGGACGGGCAAAGCACGGCTCAGCTCACCCATAGCCAGCTGGACAAGGAGGGGTTAACCAGACGGGCACACATCCCGCTGCTCTCCCCGACCCCCCTCCCCAAATAAGCGAGGTGTCGGCTGCTGGAGGTGAGCGCATTGTGTGCAGACGCTGATGGGAAGGGACAGGCGCGGTGACACTCAGCGTGGGGCCACCGAGTGCCATCAGCCCGCGCTGGCACCCGTGCTCTTCCCGGCCCTGCATCCTGCACACCCCACACGAGAGCAGGCCGGGGTGAGAAACCAACCATTATTGCAATGAATGAAATGCACCGGCGGGTTTGATGGGAAATCACAGCCTGGCGGGTGTCTTGGCGCTCGGCCGGCCTTCCCTaactcatattttatttatgggCTCCCCGAACGTGTCGGCACGGCGTTTCGCTCCtcagacacagaaaaacacacGGGATGGGGAGAGCCATGCCTTCCTCAGGTGCTCCCAAACCCGCATCCATCGCTCAAAGCGTCCCATTTCCCTGGCAACGGGGGATCGGGAAGCACGGAGTGAGTTTGTTGGGTCTCAGCTCCGTCTTTGGGGTCTCCCTGCCTTCATCCCCTCCTTGCAGCGGGGTTGACACCGGCGCATCCTGGTGGATGTGACACCCAATGGGTGCCCCATGGCATGGCCCCGCGCCTGCTCCCACGTGTCCCCGCCTTTCCCTTGGCTCTGCCCCCACCGCTCGCTCCACAAGTTGACAAGCGCAAAGCGGAGCTTTTtatcggaaaaaaaaaaaaaaaagaaagaaaagaaaggagctgATGGAGCTGATGGAAGGCAAAACCGCCCTCTCTTTATGCTGCCATCAaggccttcccttcccccagccTGACGCGAGGCGCCAGCCTTAACTCCTGCTTGGCCGACCCGGGGTGCGTCCCCAAATGGCACTTTCTGATGGGAGTACCATTGGTTGGAACATCTCAGGGAGCCCCTTCGCTCCGGGCAAAGGGGGATAAGAGGATTTGGGATGCTCAGCCCTCACGTCCCACCCGCTGGGCTCTTTGGGATGGGTGAGTGCTGAGCCTGTGCCGTGCACCGAACACCTGACCCTGGTGTGCACAGCCCCTTTTATCCAAAGGGCTATTGCGGGCTCCAGAGGCTAATTATCCACAGTATTGATGATgaagggatggggagggggctgccgGGAAGAGAGGAGATTGAATGTTAACGACTGCTGTCATTAAAGCCAGCAAGTAACAAGGCTGAGCAATAATTACCGCAGCGATCAGGGCTGCAGAGCCGGGTAATGCTTCGTTTGTGCTGCTTCCGCCCTTGTGGCACGTCTTCCACATCAGGGCTGGTTTGGGGTGAATCCTCCTGCTTTGGGCACCTGTCCACAGGAGCTTCCATTGCTCACACCCTGACTTGGCTGGGGACCATGGAGGCTGCGGCATGGTGTCACCAAAAGTGCCACAAATGCCCCACAGGTGGGACACGAGAGTGGGAAAGTGGCTGGTGGTGGTGAGACCTCCCTCTCTTTAATAGGTTTAGTGGCTCCTCGCTGCCCCATTGATGCATGGATGGGTTTAGCGGCCTCTTACTGCCTCATTGGAGCACGAATGGATTTGGCAGCCTCTCACTGCCCCATTGGTGCATGGATGGGTTTGGTGGCCCCTCGCTGCCCCATTGCTGCAAGGGCCATGTACTCCATGCTTCTCCTGCTGCCCACTTTTGGGGCAGCTGTGGTTGGCAAAGCCCACCTGTGGGAtgtggagctgagctgggcagCGTGGGCAGGTGGGAATTTGCATGGGGCTGCAGGAAAATCAGCTTTCCAGTAATGAGCTCTATGGGGGATTGCTCCACCAGCAACGTGCTCGGGGTCCGAATGAAGCCAGGCctgagagaaggagaaggaggaggaggaggagggtgagaACCGCCTGCTCCGGGCCCCCTTCATTATAGACTTGCCTAAGGATGAGAGCATTCAAGAGCTGTgaagtggaggggaaaaaaaccttccCAATGGAaggggcagggcagcagcgGGCTGTGAGCGGGGCTGTCTGCTGCCAGGGAGCTCAGCAGCATTCAGCAGCGACCTTGAgtttcttctctccctgctgaagcgcagaaaggaagaagcacGGGGGCTTTTCGCCCCACATCCCGCTCTGATGGCAGCAGGCTTTGTGCCGTTAATGGCTCCGCACCTGCCAAGGTCGGTCCTGCAGCACGGCGCTCACCAGCAATGTATCGGTGTGCACGTGGGTCAgggggggagcagagcagccctggacACAGAGCATCCCAAACCCATGCAAGCGGGGTtatccccatcccattccctcaTTACTGGGGTGATGCTCCGGGTGGAACCCAGCTCCCACCAGCTCCTTCCCGTGCAGATAAACCCACCTATCCGCAGAGGCACGCTGTCCTCCTTCAAAGCAAGCACCCTGACAAACAATCAGCGATTCCCTTCTGCCTTGCCTCCCTCACTATGGTTACTAAAAGGCCCCTCATGTGTCCTGCATCCCGAatcccacccccccccaccaTCACTCCCCCGTTACCATGGCGATGCTGTGATGGAGCGGCACCGGGATGGAGAGGGAGAGACGCGCCAACCTGCACCAACCCTCGTGCTGGCGTTTAGGATATTGATGTTTAAATCTCCTGAGATTATCTGAGGGTAATTGGTTTATGGAAATAGAGACAACTCCTGCCTGGGACTTACCGGGGCTGGCAGAGGGGGGGTGAGGAAAGGGGATGGGGTGATGGAGGTGCTGCATGGCTCGGTGTTTCTGCACAACACATGGCAAGCAACAGTTTgcttgcagagcagagctccgtaaagctgctgctggctctttGCCTTATCCCAAGCAGACAACCCCAGGTTCCAGCCCCACGTTCCGCAGCATCACTGCACCCACCGGGCGTtgctgtggggtggggaagGTACCTGGGGAAACAAAAAGTCGATTTCCTCCAGCAAAATTTCAGCCCCTGCATCCTGCCCCAGCGCTGGGGCTCTCCCCGCCCAACCCAAAGCGTGGCCGCCTAATTGCATCCCTTGGCACATGCATAATGCAGCTCTCCTTGCCCGGGCgtcttgttttatttatcaaaacactcttttatttattatgatATCAACCCCAAACCCAAGCAGCCTTGCCCAGCAGATGCTTTGACTTCACTTTCAGTTTTTGATATTATGCATGCTCGCTTCCCAGTGCCCCGCGTGTGGATTTATGTCCCAGCAAGGAGCTCCCACAGAGGTTCTTCCTTGGAAAAACACACCGTGGTCCCATAGAATGCCCTAGTCCGCTAGACAGGGAGAAAAGTGATGATAGCTGGGTGATGAAGGCAACGGTACCCgcatcccacagccccagcatgGCCCCCCAGGCCCTAACAGTGCGGGTAAGCCACCCCGTTTTTCCTCCACATTGTGTTTACATGGACTTGGCAGGCACTGGGATTCCAGCCCAGCCCTCGGAGAAGGGGAGAAGCAGGCACCCCCCCCTTCCCCACCCAATTAATTCGCACCAGCTGATGCGACGAGGCGCGGAGAGGCCGCAAGCTGCTCCTCATCGTGAGGGGACCGTCCCTCTGCCGCTCACACCCCGGGCATGTGAGAGACATCCCCCCCCCCGTCCCCATATCCCCGGTGCTCATAATGCACTGTAACATTTCCCTCCGCCCCGcgggctgctcagagcctctGCGTGCAGATCCCAGCCGACACGTGGCTTCACCTCCCTGGTCCCTAACGAGGGGCTGCCTTGTCCTACACCCCCCCATGCCAGCACCCCGCTGTGAGCACCATGCTGGCTTCAGCAAGGTGGAACCAAAGGACTCCCCGTGGCAAACAACCCCCATCTGCTCTTTTCACTGCCAAAAGGCACGCAGGGCGCATGGCAGCACCCTAAAGAGATGGCTCAGAGAGCACAGAGAGGGACTGATGTCTGTTTTTTGGGCCgttttctcatgttttcccattttttttcccgttCTGGATAACACAGCAGGTATCCCAGCACACATCTCTGCTGCCAGCGCCTATACGTACGTCTCCTGGAAAGTCTATTGTATTGTACCTCTAGCAACGGTTGCGGGGTGATAATTAGCGGCGGGTTTTAATAGGAAATTCACAAATGGTACAGCTAAGGAAAGCTCAGCACGGTGacaaaatggctttaaaatagcAGGTGTGAGCTGTGCCGGGCTCTGCAAAGAGCACACTGCCAGCCTGCACCCCCAATTGTTCTCAGTGCCACAATGAGCCACCCTACAACACCCAGCTGGAAGGGTTCAGCAGTCGGGATGCTCCTTGGTTATCTGGAGCGGGATTGCGGCTGATGGAGTTTGCATCCTGGGGTTCCAGAGCTGGAGCATCACTGACCCCGTGGCCCTGAGCGGCTtggggaggggatggagggGCTGATGCACACACGGGACGCTGCGAAGTGGGGAGGTGTGCCAATGGTGTGATGCACAATGAGGTCCCGTGTTCAGCGTGGTCGGGGATCCCCCTGAGCATCGGCAGAGATTTACGAGCGGCTGTTGGACGGCGCAGCTTTATCCGCCCCCGGGGACCCCATAAAACAACGGTGGGAAGATGGACTGGGGCTGGTGTGAGCTCTCCTCCCCGATGGCTCCCCAGGCTCCTTTCAGAGCGCTGCGAGGCATAAAGCGTCGGGCTTTAACCGAGCGCTGTGGTTATGGCAATGGAGTCGCAGCGTGGCACAGCTGGGGTCGGGCACCACGTGGAAATGTGGGGATCCCGGCCCCTCACAAAGCCGCTGTTCTACAGCCTATGTCACCCGTCCCctgccctctgcagcacagagggatgGGAGGAGCGGATCTGGGGGGGATCACGCAACCTTGACCCCGGTGCCACCCAACCCCGGCCCTTCCCGCTTCCTGCACCGCAGCAGGCAGCTAATCACATTTGGGGCTGCGAAATCTCATTTAGGCTCTATTAATGCCGAGTTGCATCGCACAGGCCCCGGCCTGTCTCTGATGAACGGAGCGGGGAAGGCAACGCAGCTCCGGAACGAGCTCGAGGAGGCTGCCAAACCCAATTATTCCTAGGGGGGAGCTGGAACAGCGTCCTCCCATGTGCGGAGGGCATCCCTGGCCCCACGGACCCCGGCAGCACCGCTTCCTTCATTATCCACTGCCGTTTTGCATCCGCAGCGTCGCCTCGGGGGGACCCCGAGGGCGCTCATTAGAGATCACAGGGCAGTTTGGGGCACCCCCTCCCATCACAGCCCTTTTCCAGGACAATCCATGCCCCGGGCGGGGGGGATCCCTATGGGCCAACGTTTGCCGAAGCCATTTGGTTCCATTCCTGCGGCACAGCTCCCAATTCACCTGGCACATAATGAGCgtgctggcagcccagcctCCCGCCCGCTCCATTAGAGGAGCTTTACACTTGCTATATTTGTCAGCGCCACGCGCGCGatttccttcccccttcttcTTAAAACGGagcaattttttctctttagccCCATTTGCTTTTCTCACGAAGGCAGCCGCTTTGACACTTAAAGGGACACGATGACTGAAATTGCAGGAATTAGTGCCGGCAGACGCCGCTCGCTCCCCACATCAATGCGAGGCGCTTCCCAAAGGGTTCGTGCTTTGAGATGAGCGAATTGCGTACCCATCATCCCCATGGAGCCCCCGCCTCGAGCTCTTTGCTCCATTTAAGCTGAGAAAACACATATTGCTGCTCTGCTTGTACCAGTTTCCTGACCTCATCTCAATCTCTATTAATGCAAACAGGATTCTGGGACCAAGAAATGCCCCGCAACAGCCCCATCACCCCAATGTATTATTTCCATACTATctaggaaacagaaaatctcCCCCATTCCATGCTTCAAAGCTCGTTTTGGAGATGAGGGGTCAACCCTGAGGGTCCCCAGGGTGGGAGACCCAGAGCCTTGCTATGTTCAGAGCTTCAGGAAACCACTTATACTGGGGAAAAACCAACTGACAGAGGGCGAAAGCAAGGCAGGGAGGGTGGCTTAGTGTTGGCATCGTGTCCATCTCAGCCTTGAGTTCCCGTCTGGGGACGCAGGGCATGGGATGCTCAACAAGGGATGCTGAGCATGGGATATGGAACGCTGGGTGTGGGATGCTGGACACGTGATGCTAGGTGTGGGACGCGGAGCCTCCAGAGGATGCCTGTGAAGTCCCCGATGAACCCATCAGCCTGACAGCCTTTCAAAGGCCGACAAATTGCTCGCCGGAGCGGCGTCATTCATCGCCCTGCCGGcaaagtttgttttttcagcCTCATTGGGTTTCCAGTGAATGGAGCAGCTCGCGGCCCTTCTCTTCAGCCCGGCGGTGGGATGACCCTGGCTGTCACCACGATGAGTGACACGAGGTGGCCGGGGCACAGACGGGAGACACGCGCCATCCATCACCCACTAACAGAGAGCTCAGCCCTGGCGAGGGGAAGACAGAAGCTTTTATCGGGGAGGAAAGCTTTCATCCATCGCTCAGCAAGATGGGGCACGTGGTGTGTGTATCCACATCCCAGCAACCCCGCTGTAGGTGGGCAGAAATGACCCAACTGTGGCCCTTAAAGCAGCTCCCAGTGGCCATATGCACGGAGAGGGAGGGCTGTGATCCCTGTGCCCTGAGAGCAACAGATTGCTGCGGCAGGATGGGCGCTTGGCTGCCAGCTGGCCTGGCAATGCACCTCCATGGGCTGGCAACCAGCTCTGTCTGCCAAGGAGAGCTCCAAAAGCTGGCATCTCCCCATGGCTGGGTGGGAGGAGGCATCCCTCCGGGTGATGCTGTGGGGCTTGTGCTCAATGCCACGGCCAGGGGTGGCTGGAACTGCCCAGGCTGGGAGCATGCAGCAAGCCACGAGGTGCCATGCCTGAGCCCTGGGACAATTAGGGGCCATCTGGCTCTGCAACGTGCTTGAGGCgcctgagcaggcagcagagcctcTCACTTCGTGCCGAGGAATACATTAGCCACAGGTTGAGGGGAGATGAGAAAATTGTTATCGCTGTGCCTTGGCCTTTTGGGAGGAGCTCAGCGCCCATCCATCAGCTCCTCTGCATGATGAGGACGCCAGCAATGCGCTCTCCTTTCCAccccccctcccagctccctgctgcccaaAACACTCAGCCCTGCCATAAGGATGATCTcgaggggaaactgaggcactggACAAGGCCACtgtcccctcccacccccaacAAGCAAAGGGCTCCGGCATCACCCCATCCCCTCCCGGCAGTCAGCTCTCCCCCACCTCCCAGcttctaatttttaaataaaacccaTCTCAGCAAATGCCTGCACGCTGACATCAGCAGCAGGTGATTGATCGCTGCCGAGCGCTGCATTCCCCCCGGGGGCCCCGCAGCGAGGGGGGATGGCATCGGGGCGGCCTCAGGCCCCCATCCCGCTCCTGTCCCTATCGATCGCCATCGCCTTTTCCGTCTAGACATGTGCTGAGCAAACTCAATCAAGCCTCACTAATCACGGGTTCTGCCCAGTAAATATTCCGCTAATTGGGATGGGAGGGCAAGGTGTCGGGATTTTGGGTCAGCCATGGGGACAACCATAAGGACAGACTTTGGGACTGCCATTGGGATGCAAGCAGAGTGCTGGGAGGACCCCAGAGCACAAGACTTGTCCCCATCTGCACCTCGGCTTCCACGAGAGATGTTTTCACAGGTGTGAACCgcccccagcagagctgtgttccCAGCGGGATACCCCTTGGGCAGGGCCCATCCGCTTCCCTTTGTTTGCACAGCTTTTAGCAGCACGCTGCAGAGGTGCAGCCTGACGCTTTGCTAATGCTGATAGTTTCCAGAAGTCTCCATCTGAGCCGGGAGACGAAGTGTTCAAGATTTACAAGCCCACATGCCAGCAGCTGGTATTTTATAAGCCACTTGCTGACACCATGCCTGGCTTCTCCAACCACAGGGCTGCGTTTTGGGGCTAAAATCCCAAAGTTTGGTGCCCTGATCCCCCATCCCCATGGTGAGGTGATGGCCCAGGATTGGAGGTGGGAACAGGAGGCACTGAGGTGGCAGCATCCCAtcacccacagccccagtgTCCCAAACCAAGGTCCCAGGATCTCCTCCATGCCCTGCACTAACCTGTACTGCCCAGGGGCTTGGGTCTGGGCTGGATCCTGGCGAGGAGAGGTGGAAGCTCACTGGTGGcccaaaggaaaaggaggaggaggaggaggaggaggaaggctgcttGGCCACGGAGtcaccctgcagctcctgggaggAGCTGAGCACAGGGTCAGCCTGCGGCACCTGGGGGTGAGGAAAGGGCTTGGAGGGGCACCCCTACACAGCCAGAGTCACCCCAGCACTCATGATTTCAGATTTAATCATCCCCTTCTACCCCCACACCTCCTCGTAGCCCTCATAGCCCAAACCTTgtaaacataataataataataataatgaccATTACGCAATAAATTCCTCCTATTACCAAGCTCTCCCggagctccagctgcagctgatggGGACCAGGTGCTGCTAGCCTGTCAGGGCAGGgtagggcagggcagggcaggatTGGGATGGATGGTTTTTACATCCATGGGGTGCTGCTACAGGGGCTGCCTGGGGGGGGTGAGGGGCTTTGGGGTGGGCTAAGGAGGTCATAGCTCTGCTGCAGGTCCTGCGCTTGGGAGGGAAATAGGGCAGTGTGAGCTGAGCTGGGGAAtcttagaatggcttgggttggaagggactttgaagatcaccaagttccaacctccctgttGTATGCTGGGTTCCCACCCCCGTAGGACCCAGCTCTGACCCCCACATTCCCCCTTGCTCCCTACCTCAGTGGGCAGCGAGTGGTAGGCAGACTCAGGTGAGTGCAAGGGGACATCAGGAGATGGCCCAGCTGGGGATGCAGGCGAtggagctgtgcctgctgctcgGCATCCCCTCTCCTGGGCATGGGGTGACAGAGCTGGGGACAGCACGGCAGGCGGCCGGTGCTCATGCAGGGCAGCGGTGAAGGCCAGGTGGCCGCAGTGCATAGCAGGCTGCTCGCTGCCTACCcgcagcagggccagcaccgCGCTGTAGCGGTACCAGTCCTCATCCCGCCCTGCCAAGAGCTTCACCCGCGGCTGGTCAGGCCGGGGGTAGATGGCGAAGAAGGCTTCGcccaccctcctcctcctcagcgGGGTCCCAGGGCAGTGCAAGGCTTCGATGCGGAGCCGCACGTCGTGATTCTTGTCGTTCTTGCAGAAACCTGATGGGAGTGCTGGGTCAAGCCTTGGTGCCCCTTCCATGCCACCGATGCACGAGCCTGCTCAGGTGCTTTGGAGACCAATTCAGGCTCAACAGTTTGCTGCAGAAGCAAAGCTATGGGCATGCTAAGGGGGAATTTCCAAGCCTGGGGTCCCCCTTTGCCACAAGCCCATACCTAGGGCAGAAAATACCGTGGGATCCTTCTTTGCCAGGAGCGCATCCCTGGGGCAGAGGACACTATAGGGTCTCCTTCTATGAGCCCATCCCCACGGCATCCCACATCTCACCTCTGGGCAGGGTGAAGGTGAACTTCCTCCTCTGGAAGGCGCAGATCTCCCCCAGGTGACCCTGCAGCACGGTGTCGGTGGTGCCGGTACTGGTGGGCAcgctgtccctgtccccaaTGCGGAGTCGGACACTGGCCCCActgtcctgcagcagtgggTTCTCCACGGTGAGCCGCAGGGCGTAGCGGCCGCGCCGGTTGAACTGGGCGCTCAGCACCTCGAACTCGAAATCCAGCTCCTTGTCCTCAGCTCGGAGCCGCCAGCgctgcaggctggcaggaaTGCGGGACTCCCCggccatggggatggggatcCTGATGGCAGGGAGctcccagagccctgcagcGAGCCCTGGGCTTGTGTCAGAGCTGAGCGGGCTCTGCTGGAGCTCCCACCTCTTTCCAGCAGGAAAATGCCTCGGGGTGCCCCTGGGTATGTGTAGGCTTCACATCTTGGCAGGCAGCTTTCAAAGGCAATGCggtgaaagaaaaatccttgCCCTTGGTGCTGTGGGGAGATGCTGAGGGCTTTCCTTTCCGTCCCCGTGCAAGGATGGGGGCTCGGAGCTCTGGTTTGTTTGCAAGGGAACCAGGTAACTGCCAAGTGGTGGCTGCCTTCCAGCAAACAGCCCAGGATACCCAGGGCGATGTTGCCCATACAACAGAGCTGGGTGTGCTGGGTATGGAGAGCTCCTCCGGCTCTTTACCCTGCCAGCTCCAGGACGGGAGGATGGGAACCCACTAGATCCCACAAGACAATCCCGCTTCTCCTGCTTCTTGGGCCCTACAGCAATGAGACCCGGGTGCCAAACCTGTGGCTGCCTCTTGGCTCATCCCCAAGGTAAGTTTTCAAGTGGGGTTATGCATGGAAGTCACTCCCCGTTGGGTGGTGTGATCCCAGGGAAGGGAATGGGGTGAGCACGAGGGATGAGAGGTGCCCAGACTTGTAGCTGGACTGCAGTTTAGGGCTCAAAGCTGTCTGCAGGTGGGATGGGAGCATTTGAGGGAGATGCTTTCCCTCAAAGcttctctcctccagctcaTCATCACAAGGGCTGCTCTTCCCACACAGCAACTGCAGCCAGCTGAGCAGCCAGGGCTCAGCCCACCGGGGGTATTTTGTGACCGAGCCCACGGGGtggtgggcagggagctggaacGGCCCCTCCGAGCCCCCAGCCCTGTCACATCACATTCCCCAATCCCCGTTGAAAATAGCACATTCCCACAGCCTTCGGGATGCTTCCCGTGAAACATGAGCCGGGGCCGCTCTAGCAGATGGCCCTTCTCCGAGACAGCCCGGCCGGCCGTACACAAAGCTGCATTCCAGCTCTTCAAGCTTGAAACAACACGGCCATCCTTCTGGGGAGCGGGCAGGGGATTCAGCAGTACGTGGGACCCCGGGGCTGgaggttttcttgtttgatgGCATGGGAAAGCAGGCACCTGTGGGGTGCCAGCCCCAAATCACCACCTCCGTGAATCCCTTTGGAGGTccctttgtatttatttactgttttcctcctcatttaggggggaaaaaaaaaagaaatactgggATTCGGGCTTGTAGTGCTGACACCCAACACAACCCCACTGGATGCATTGCAGAGTGCATCCTGGGGAGGATGGGGGAATGGGGCaggacttgggggtcttggGTGCTGGGTAGGATTTAATGCAGCAACGAGGCATGGAAATGACAcatctctgcctgcagccctaATCAGCCTGCCTAATTTCCTCCCTGCCTTGTGCAAACACATTACCGAGGCACCTCTAATGATGGCAGCACCATCAAAGAGCAATTTTCCCGTAATTTCACCCAAGGCACAGTTTACTCAGGCAGCATTTCCCAGCTGCACCAGAGGCGCACGTGCAGCCTCCATCATCCCACAGCGGCATGGGGGGACAGTGAACAGGTGCATGGGGCACAGCAAGCCCCCGTGGTACTCCTCACTGCAACCCtgggggggtgaggggggggaCCCTCAGCTCTTTGAGCCTGGCCACGAGGCTTTGGCTAAAAATTAAGCGGAATCCTCCACGCTGATTAGTTTTCCCTTTGCTCCCTTGTCACGTGCCGGGGTTATTGGggtgctgtgagctgctgtcCCGTGAGCTTGGTGGCTCctgggggaggtggggagcacaggttggatgaggaggaaagaaagggatgGCCCAAATTCCACTCTTCCCCAAAGTGGGGTGTTCAGGAACCCTGCTTTGCTGTCCTGGAATGCAGCAAGCATTCCAGTGGGAGCTCTGGGACAGTCACCTCATGCTGG
Protein-coding regions in this window:
- the CCDC33 gene encoding coiled-coil domain-containing protein 33 isoform X2, with amino-acid sequence MAGESRIPASLQRWRLRAEDKELDFEFEVLSAQFNRRGRYALRLTVENPLLQDSGASVRLRIGDRDSVPTSTGTTDTVLQGHLGEICAFQRRKFTFTLPRGFCKNDKNHDVRLRIEALHCPGTPLRRRRVGEAFFAIYPRPDQPRVKLLAGRDEDWYRYSAVLALLRVGSEQPAMHCGHLAFTAALHEHRPPAVLSPALSPHAQERGCRAAGTAPSPASPAGPSPDVPLHSPESAYHSLPTEVPQADPVLSSSQELQGDSVAKQPSSSSSSSSFSFGPPVSFHLSSPGSSPDPSPWAVQLRRDTVALPPADAVFSILPRTQQRSQDVLQEREVSRYRLALRRMAGDLVSLQQRVTSLEVENGHLRHSLAGRQEPGRALLADGDVDVMTREEVLDRLATLKGELVSSTAEMRQLRDRVQRLQNELIRKNDQEKELVLLQRVHRQQQAALRRCRQEAARTKGLEEMVRQQEKVIRVMERMLQERLSRNAEKPEKPQLGSCTPCCWLRTAGCGRSWRGPRAPHRPPEHRGPRRTPSVAQRSCPCWPS